ACCGGCATCCATGATCAGGAGCCTTTCTTGCCGGTGAAATTCGGTGCGCGCTTTTCCATGAAGGCCTTCACGCCTTCGGCATAATCGGGGCTCGATCCGGCCGAGCGCTGCAGATCGCGTTCGAGATCGAGTTGCGTTTTGAGATCGTTGGTTTCGGAGGCGTCGAGCGCGCGCTTGATCAGCGACAGGCCGTAGGTCGGCCCGGCGGCAAGGCGCTCGCACAATTCATTGCCCTGACCGATCAATTCGTCATCGGGATAGCATTCCCAGATCAGGCCCCAGTCTTTCGCCTTCTGGGCCGGTAGCGGTTCGGCCAGCAAGGCTAGACCGCGCGCGCGGGCCGGGCCGACCAGCCGCGGCAAGAACCAGGTGCCGCCGGAATCCGGCACAAGCCCGATTTTGGAAAAGGCCTGCAGGAAGGTTGCCGATTGGGCGGCCACCACGATGTCGCAGGCGAGCGCGATATTGGCGCCGGCACCGGCGGCAACGCCGTTCACCGCGGCAACGACGGGAAAGGGCAGGTCGCGCAGTTTGCGGATCAAGGGGTTGTAGAATTCCTCGAGCGTGCCGCCGAGCACGATCGTTTCGCCGGGCTTGGCCAGCCGGTCGTTCAGGTCCTGACCGGCGCAAAATCCACGCCCTGCGCCTGTGATCATCAGGGCGCGGCAGGTGGAATCGGCCTGCGCATCGTCAAGCGCGGCTTTCAGCGCGTGATGCATACTCTCGGTAAATGAATTCAGCCGCTGCGGCCGGTTCAGCGTGATGACGCGATAACCCTGCCGCTTGTCGACGAGAATGGGACTCTCGTCCATTTGCTGGTCCTCCCTAACCCCGGCGCTTTTGCGCTCCATTCTTTTAATGTCCCTCAAACTGGAATTTGAAGAGGGATGCGACCGACAGGCACTTGACTGACCGGACGGTCGGATAATTAATATGGGTCTCGAATTCGGGTGTCAACGCAGCCGGGCCGCAAGGCGAACAGGATGCGGCCCCGCCGGGAGGAAACAGTATGAGTTTTTTCGAGGCGCATCGCGCGCTGCTCGACGAGGCCGTTAACGCCTGCCGCACACGTGCCTATTGGAGCGCGTTTCCGGAAATCGCCAGCGGCAGGATCTATGGTGAAACCGCCAAGGCCGACGGCGAAGCCGCGTTCAAGGCGATGCTGGGCAAGCCGTTCGATCTTGGTCAGCCCGGCGGGGCGCAGGTTGGCAAGGAAGTCTCGCCTTACGGCATGCCGCTCGGCACGACTTACGCAGCAGCGGATGTGGACGCGATCGTCAATGCATCGCTGAAAGCGGGCGAGGGCTGGGCGCAGGCGTCGATTGAGGATCGCGTCGGTGTGTGCCTTGAAATCGTCGATCGCATCAACAAGCAAAGCTTCCTGATGGCCAACGCGGTGATGCACACC
The genomic region above belongs to Pseudorhodoplanes sinuspersici and contains:
- the paaG gene encoding 2-(1,2-epoxy-1,2-dihydrophenyl)acetyl-CoA isomerase PaaG, which encodes MDESPILVDKRQGYRVITLNRPQRLNSFTESMHHALKAALDDAQADSTCRALMITGAGRGFCAGQDLNDRLAKPGETIVLGGTLEEFYNPLIRKLRDLPFPVVAAVNGVAAGAGANIALACDIVVAAQSATFLQAFSKIGLVPDSGGTWFLPRLVGPARARGLALLAEPLPAQKAKDWGLIWECYPDDELIGQGNELCERLAAGPTYGLSLIKRALDASETNDLKTQLDLERDLQRSAGSSPDYAEGVKAFMEKRAPNFTGKKGS